In Salinisphaera sp. LB1, one genomic interval encodes:
- a CDS encoding efflux RND transporter periplasmic adaptor subunit, with the protein MSTLARPIVWSRAACLLGLVALLCCAPAWSAPGTVTAQSRTVTRDLTAYAEVVPIAQARLQSAQTGRIAGLNIDPGQHVTAGASLGTLQGPEIRALREQRRTAVAAARAKLGAARHTLAITQKKRAAHLSTRQDLYNAQAAVAQAKAQLSAAKSALQAVKKNAVLRAPATGTVTAVAVANGQRVATGQTVLTVQPTHGLWLKATYYGARAAAVHVGMHGQFMPADGGKPIPVRVARVLAVAGSGGGRPVGLRSRAKNNRWISGEAGTVVLQGARQTGVMVPTRALILYQGHWWVLVKTAKGTKRQRVTRGSSRGNDTLISHGLSAGTSVVVDHAYLTFHRHFSQHYQKPG; encoded by the coding sequence ATGTCTACGCTCGCTCGCCCCATTGTTTGGTCCCGCGCGGCTTGTCTTCTGGGCCTCGTGGCATTGCTGTGTTGTGCGCCGGCCTGGAGCGCGCCGGGGACGGTCACCGCACAGTCGCGTACGGTAACGCGTGATCTGACGGCCTATGCCGAGGTCGTGCCGATTGCACAGGCCCGGCTGCAGTCCGCGCAGACCGGGCGGATCGCCGGTTTGAACATCGATCCCGGCCAGCACGTCACCGCCGGCGCGTCGCTCGGTACACTGCAGGGCCCCGAAATCCGGGCGCTGCGGGAACAGCGTCGCACGGCCGTCGCGGCGGCCAGGGCAAAACTGGGGGCGGCCCGGCACACCCTGGCAATCACGCAGAAAAAACGCGCGGCCCACCTGAGCACCCGCCAAGACCTGTATAACGCACAGGCTGCCGTCGCGCAGGCCAAGGCACAGCTGTCCGCCGCCAAGTCGGCGTTGCAGGCCGTTAAGAAAAATGCGGTGCTGCGGGCGCCAGCAACCGGAACGGTGACGGCGGTCGCGGTCGCCAACGGCCAACGTGTCGCCACCGGGCAGACGGTGTTGACGGTCCAGCCGACCCATGGCCTGTGGCTGAAGGCCACGTATTACGGCGCGCGCGCCGCGGCCGTTCACGTCGGTATGCATGGGCAGTTCATGCCGGCCGACGGCGGCAAGCCGATCCCCGTTCGGGTGGCGCGTGTCCTCGCGGTGGCCGGTTCGGGCGGCGGCCGTCCGGTCGGTTTGCGTTCGCGCGCGAAAAACAACCGCTGGATCAGCGGCGAAGCCGGCACGGTCGTGTTGCAAGGTGCGCGGCAAACTGGGGTGATGGTGCCGACCCGGGCCCTGATCCTGTATCAGGGCCATTGGTGGGTTTTGGTCAAGACCGCGAAAGGCACGAAGCGACAACGCGTGACCCGCGGGTCCAGCCGCGGCAACGATACCTTGATATCCCACGGCTTATCCGCCGGGACGTCGGTGGTCGTGGATCACGCCTATCTGACGTTCCATCGTCATTTCTCACAGCACTATCAGAAGCCCGGCTGA
- a CDS encoding efflux RND transporter permease subunit encodes MLKRLVTASLRHRWVVLALAVLLVVYGGYRFVGAHYGVFPQFAPPQVVIQTEAPGLAPRQVEQLVTTPVESAVNGVPGLQSLRSGSILGLSVITATFDPNTDIYRDRQVVAERLASIAGQLPAAAQAPVMTPLTSATGTVLVVGLSSKSRSLMALHTVAQWTVRRRLLAVHGVSKVTVFGGRVRQLQIQPNPQKLIQYGLSVADLASAARRATGVRGTGFIETHNQRIELQTRGQSITPKALADVTLTTKHSVPITLGDVATVKAAPAPPVGAALINGQPGVELIVSTQYGANTLQVTQRLDAALKGLRPTLKAAHIQMAPDLFRPAAFVHRAVGNLQTALAIGGVLVAVVLFLFLFNWRTALISLVAIPLSLLTATLVLELLGYTLNTMTLGGLAIAIGLLVDDAVITVENIYRRLRENQAEAQPRTTLRVVRDATLEVRSAVVYATLAIAMVFIPIVTLPGVSGRLFGPLAYAYIIATLASLAVALTVTPALSFWLLAHRRLKSQEPPVTGWLKPRYGRLLERVERHYRWVIATVLLATVAGLVAVPFLGARFIPELKEGHYIVHMVEAAGTSLPQTVALGKTVTRKLLQLPSVRSVAQKAGRAPQAEDILGTNSSEFDVDLKPLTGAQSEAARRAIQKVLASIPGANFAVKTFLSERIEETISGQTAPVVIHVFGKDLDTINQKAEAIAGIVRQIPGASGVRLQAQPNSPKLLVTLIPAALKRWGFHPLDVLDTLHTVYGGDVVGQVYDGDRIFDVSVILPPKDRSSVADVGSLLIKSASGVDVPLKTVARVAVTTGRATILHEGGRRVATVTANVVGGNVASFVAQAKQRIAQSIHLPAGSYVEYAGTAQTQSQSTQQLLVSAAIAGVFIVLLLSVVLAWPRNLLLILVNLPFALVGGVLAVLALMGATLSMGGMVGFVTVFGITLRNSIMLIAHYEHLVRVEGVSWSAEAAMRGAQERLAPILMTALVTALGLLPLALTSEAPGNAIEGPMAIVILGGLITSTLLNLLVMPALALRYGRFSDPQSVKA; translated from the coding sequence ATGTTAAAGCGTCTTGTCACCGCGTCGTTGCGGCATCGCTGGGTTGTGCTCGCGCTTGCCGTCCTGTTGGTTGTCTACGGCGGCTACCGTTTCGTGGGCGCGCACTACGGCGTATTCCCGCAGTTCGCCCCGCCCCAGGTCGTGATCCAGACCGAAGCGCCGGGGCTGGCGCCCCGTCAGGTCGAACAACTCGTGACGACGCCGGTCGAGAGCGCGGTCAACGGCGTACCGGGGTTGCAGTCGCTGCGCTCAGGCTCGATTCTGGGCTTGTCGGTCATTACCGCCACCTTTGATCCAAACACCGACATCTATCGTGACCGTCAGGTGGTCGCCGAACGGCTAGCCTCGATCGCCGGACAGTTACCGGCGGCCGCGCAAGCGCCGGTGATGACGCCGCTAACCTCGGCGACAGGGACGGTGCTGGTCGTCGGGCTCAGTTCCAAGAGCCGCTCGCTCATGGCGTTGCATACCGTGGCGCAATGGACCGTACGGCGCCGGCTGTTGGCCGTGCATGGGGTGTCCAAGGTCACCGTTTTCGGTGGCCGCGTACGACAGCTGCAAATCCAGCCGAACCCGCAAAAGCTGATTCAGTACGGTTTGTCCGTGGCCGATTTGGCCTCTGCTGCCCGGCGCGCGACCGGCGTACGCGGCACGGGCTTTATCGAGACGCACAATCAACGCATCGAACTCCAGACCCGGGGCCAGTCGATCACCCCGAAAGCGCTGGCCGATGTCACGCTCACCACAAAGCATAGCGTGCCCATCACGCTGGGTGATGTCGCCACCGTCAAGGCGGCCCCGGCACCGCCGGTCGGCGCGGCGCTCATCAACGGCCAGCCCGGCGTCGAGCTCATCGTCTCGACGCAATACGGTGCCAACACGCTGCAAGTGACCCAGCGTCTGGATGCCGCCTTGAAAGGCCTGCGGCCCACCCTCAAGGCGGCCCATATCCAGATGGCACCCGATCTGTTCCGGCCGGCGGCCTTCGTGCATCGGGCGGTCGGCAATCTACAGACAGCGCTCGCTATCGGCGGTGTGCTCGTGGCCGTGGTGTTGTTCCTGTTTTTGTTCAACTGGCGTACGGCGCTTATCTCGCTGGTCGCCATCCCATTGTCGTTGTTGACCGCGACCCTGGTTCTGGAACTCCTGGGCTATACGCTCAACACCATGACGCTCGGGGGGCTGGCGATCGCCATCGGGCTGCTTGTCGATGATGCGGTGATTACCGTCGAGAATATCTATCGGCGATTGCGCGAGAACCAGGCCGAGGCGCAACCGCGAACGACGTTGCGCGTGGTCCGCGACGCCACCCTGGAAGTACGCAGCGCGGTGGTCTACGCCACGCTGGCGATCGCCATGGTGTTTATTCCGATCGTCACGCTGCCCGGCGTGTCAGGGCGTCTGTTTGGACCCTTGGCCTATGCCTATATTATAGCGACGTTGGCATCGCTCGCGGTGGCGCTAACGGTCACCCCCGCGTTGAGCTTCTGGCTGCTGGCCCATCGCCGCCTCAAATCACAGGAACCGCCGGTGACCGGCTGGCTCAAGCCCCGCTATGGCCGACTACTGGAACGGGTCGAGCGCCATTATCGCTGGGTGATCGCGACCGTCCTGCTGGCCACTGTGGCGGGTCTGGTCGCAGTCCCTTTCCTCGGCGCCCGGTTTATCCCGGAGCTCAAGGAAGGCCACTACATCGTGCATATGGTTGAGGCCGCGGGGACATCGCTGCCGCAAACGGTGGCGCTTGGGAAAACAGTGACGCGCAAACTATTGCAACTGCCTTCCGTGCGCTCGGTCGCGCAAAAAGCCGGGCGGGCACCCCAAGCCGAGGATATCCTGGGCACCAACTCGAGCGAATTCGATGTCGATCTCAAGCCACTGACCGGCGCCCAATCCGAAGCCGCGCGCCGCGCGATACAAAAAGTGCTCGCCAGCATTCCGGGCGCTAATTTTGCGGTCAAGACATTTCTGTCCGAACGGATCGAGGAGACGATTTCCGGCCAGACCGCGCCCGTGGTCATCCACGTGTTCGGCAAAGACCTCGATACGATCAACCAGAAGGCCGAAGCCATCGCCGGGATTGTGCGTCAAATACCCGGCGCCAGTGGCGTTCGTCTACAGGCCCAGCCCAATAGCCCGAAGCTCCTGGTGACCCTGATACCCGCCGCACTGAAACGCTGGGGTTTTCATCCACTCGACGTGCTGGATACGCTGCACACGGTCTACGGCGGCGATGTCGTGGGTCAAGTCTACGATGGCGACCGCATCTTCGATGTTTCGGTCATTCTCCCGCCCAAAGATCGGTCCAGCGTTGCCGATGTCGGTAGCCTGCTGATCAAGAGCGCCAGCGGCGTCGATGTGCCGCTCAAGACCGTGGCACGCGTCGCGGTGACCACTGGACGCGCCACCATCTTGCATGAGGGCGGCCGGCGCGTTGCGACCGTCACCGCGAACGTGGTCGGGGGCAATGTCGCGTCATTCGTGGCCCAGGCCAAGCAGCGGATTGCCCAGAGCATTCACTTGCCGGCCGGGAGTTACGTCGAATATGCCGGCACCGCGCAAACCCAGAGTCAATCCACGCAACAGTTGCTCGTCAGTGCCGCGATCGCCGGGGTATTTATCGTTCTGCTGCTGTCTGTGGTGCTGGCCTGGCCGCGCAATCTGCTGCTGATCCTGGTCAACCTGCCGTTCGCGCTGGTCGGTGGTGTCCTGGCCGTGTTGGCATTGATGGGGGCAACGCTGTCCATGGGCGGCATGGTGGGATTTGTGACCGTATTCGGTATCACGCTACGCAATTCCATCATGCTCATCGCCCATTATGAACACTTGGTCCGCGTCGAAGGCGTTTCTTGGTCGGCCGAAGCAGCGATGCGCGGCGCCCAAGAGCGGCTGGCCCCAATCCTGATGACTGCACTGGTGACCGCCTTGGGCCTGCTGCCGCTGGCTTTGACCAGCGAAGCGCCGGGCAATGCGATCGAAGGTCCCATGGCCATCGTCATCTTGGGCGGTTTGATAACCTCGACGTTGCTTAATCTGCTGGTGATGCCAGCGTTGGCCTTGCGATACGGGCGGTTTAGTGATCCGCAGTCCGTCAAGGCGTGA
- a CDS encoding efflux RND transporter periplasmic adaptor subunit, whose protein sequence is MKRWIHLAVLVLVSGVVVTAGPAWADEDEGPPIAAPQRVFTRDGVTYVQLDANTRKAIGLQTQTLKSSTYRAHRRAYGSVVEPGTLTDAYQRLASAQADAARAKAQLAASQPEYRRLKGLYRHQHNVSKKEVQNARAAWLSDQAAAHAAQAKRSSTLTAIQAQWGVKIAQWMRKDSPAFEQLIHPQHQHRLLKLTLPLGEAPANPPASAQVLAGGKAVAASLISPAPATDPDLQGRSYYFRASSQSELLSYGLHVTALMPYGPQHNGVVVPDAAVVWSQGSAWAYVAKGGGRFVRQPVRTDTPVPGGWFQASGLDPGSRLVTRGASILFSVQALANAPKGSAGGDEGDTD, encoded by the coding sequence ATGAAACGATGGATTCATCTCGCGGTACTCGTGCTGGTTAGCGGCGTGGTTGTGACCGCCGGGCCCGCCTGGGCCGATGAAGACGAAGGTCCTCCCATCGCGGCGCCACAACGAGTGTTCACGCGCGACGGCGTGACCTATGTGCAGCTCGACGCCAACACACGCAAAGCCATCGGCCTGCAAACCCAGACGCTAAAATCAAGCACGTACCGGGCACATAGACGAGCTTACGGCAGCGTGGTCGAGCCTGGGACCTTGACCGACGCCTACCAACGGCTGGCCAGCGCACAAGCCGACGCGGCCCGCGCCAAAGCCCAACTTGCCGCGTCGCAGCCCGAGTATCGACGGCTCAAGGGGTTGTATCGACACCAGCACAACGTCTCGAAAAAAGAAGTCCAGAACGCCCGGGCGGCCTGGCTATCCGATCAGGCAGCCGCCCACGCGGCCCAAGCCAAACGATCGTCTACGCTGACTGCGATCCAGGCCCAGTGGGGCGTGAAGATCGCGCAGTGGATGCGCAAGGACAGCCCCGCGTTTGAACAGCTGATACACCCCCAGCATCAACATCGGCTACTCAAACTGACCTTGCCTCTGGGCGAAGCCCCGGCCAATCCGCCCGCAAGCGCGCAAGTGCTCGCCGGCGGCAAGGCAGTGGCGGCGTCGCTGATCTCGCCCGCGCCCGCTACCGACCCCGACCTGCAAGGCCGAAGCTATTATTTTCGGGCATCCTCACAGAGTGAGCTGTTGAGCTATGGGCTGCACGTCACGGCACTGATGCCCTATGGGCCGCAACACAACGGCGTCGTGGTACCGGACGCGGCCGTGGTCTGGTCGCAGGGCAGCGCCTGGGCCTATGTCGCCAAGGGCGGCGGGCGGTTCGTACGCCAACCGGTGCGTACCGACACGCCGGTGCCGGGCGGCTGGTTCCAGGCCAGCGGTCTGGATCCCGGCAGCCGTCTGGTCACGCGGGGCGCGAGCATTTTATTTTCCGTACAGGCGCTCGCCAACGCGCCCAAAGGCAGCGCCGGCGGTGACGAAGGCGATACGGACTGA
- a CDS encoding TolC family protein — protein sequence MRHSTHARRLASASIVVVLMVLTGCATYHPRPLSAPANATQFSHRSLDNADLRAFMQAQLGHAMSPWPPKAWTLDQLTVAALHYHPKLALARAQWASARAKAITAGAYPNPTLNLNPVQYATNAAAGLSPWTVGLAVDMPILTAGKRSHRVAEALDQAEAARLNVVQTAWQIRANVRQPWIKLYAARRRVQLLDTQVQDAAALLAALEQRFKAGQTSQYQVVQARLQRSNAQLSRADARAAENQARASLAGALGVPLDALRGLHYDFNALRKLPAFQKIPRARFKTYALTRRPDIRAALMRYTASEQAVRLEIARQYPNLNIGPGYTWDQGAHKWSIGLSLDLPVFNQNQGPIAEARAQRQQRAARFRVLQARITTDFNRALAAYQASAHKLQLAQHLLKSSQSRLGSARASYRAGETNRLDLLRIQLETQTDRLALLKARVQAEKALGALADTVEYPLARGTPTARAIQNVAPPQNSSHARSSKASAS from the coding sequence ATGAGGCACAGCACGCATGCGAGACGTCTGGCGAGCGCGTCGATCGTCGTGGTCTTGATGGTGCTGACGGGCTGCGCGACCTATCACCCGCGCCCGCTGTCGGCGCCGGCAAACGCCACCCAATTTTCACACCGATCGCTGGATAACGCGGATCTGCGCGCCTTCATGCAAGCCCAGCTTGGCCATGCCATGAGCCCGTGGCCACCGAAAGCCTGGACGCTGGACCAACTGACTGTGGCCGCGTTGCATTATCACCCCAAGCTGGCGCTGGCCCGTGCCCAGTGGGCGAGTGCGCGGGCCAAGGCCATTACTGCGGGCGCCTACCCCAACCCCACGCTCAACCTTAACCCCGTGCAGTATGCGACCAATGCAGCCGCTGGCCTGTCGCCTTGGACGGTCGGCTTAGCGGTTGATATGCCAATACTGACCGCCGGCAAGCGCTCGCATCGGGTCGCCGAGGCGCTCGATCAGGCCGAGGCCGCCCGGCTCAATGTCGTCCAAACCGCGTGGCAGATCAGAGCCAATGTCCGTCAGCCCTGGATCAAACTGTATGCCGCGCGGCGGCGGGTTCAGCTTTTGGATACCCAGGTTCAAGATGCCGCGGCATTGCTCGCCGCGCTCGAACAGCGGTTCAAAGCGGGACAAACGTCGCAATATCAAGTGGTCCAGGCGCGCCTCCAGCGGTCGAATGCCCAACTCAGCCGAGCCGACGCGCGAGCGGCCGAAAACCAAGCCCGCGCCTCGCTGGCGGGTGCGCTGGGTGTGCCATTGGACGCATTGCGCGGACTGCATTATGACTTCAACGCGTTGCGGAAGCTGCCGGCATTTCAAAAGATACCGAGGGCACGATTCAAGACCTATGCGTTGACCCGGCGCCCCGATATTCGCGCCGCGCTGATGCGCTATACGGCCAGCGAGCAGGCCGTCAGGCTCGAAATTGCACGCCAGTATCCCAACCTGAACATCGGTCCGGGCTATACCTGGGACCAAGGGGCGCATAAATGGTCGATCGGCTTGTCGCTCGACCTGCCGGTGTTCAACCAGAACCAGGGGCCGATCGCCGAGGCTCGCGCCCAACGCCAACAGCGCGCTGCTCGGTTTCGCGTGCTGCAAGCGCGTATTACGACCGATTTCAACCGCGCTCTGGCAGCCTATCAGGCCAGCGCACACAAGTTGCAGCTCGCGCAGCATTTACTTAAATCAAGCCAGAGCCGGCTCGGCTCGGCACGCGCCTCGTATCGGGCCGGGGAAACGAATCGCCTGGATCTGCTGCGCATCCAACTGGAAACGCAAACTGATCGCCTCGCACTGTTGAAGGCGCGGGTGCAGGCTGAAAAAGCGCTGGGTGCGCTGGCCGATACCGTGGAGTACCCGTTGGCGCGGGGCACGCCAACGGCCCGTGCGATCCAGAATGTGGCGCCGCCACAGAACTCCTCCCATGCGCGCTCTTCAAAGGCATCGGCCTCATGA
- a CDS encoding heavy metal sensor histidine kinase, translating to MVLLPRSITLRLSVLYAASTLAVLSVCGVALYYYLVHSFNYEDSQFLIAKVHELHADLADDGHRTRRLVKEIHTETESTRFRDYEARLSLAQNKVLGETPGMADRLPGKDFPAAQPYRQFTNGPRMARVNRRGHYLLAAIDLGADATTGQPVILQLALNVAHDRAVLADYRNMLIVVLAIGTLLAVSLSIAAARKGLAPMRALSRVVSNLSLERPDRDALRQQSWPREISGLADTLDRVLDRLARSFERLRQFSADVAHELRTPLGNLRNEAEIALSRTRDEQDYRRTVESMLEETLRLERIVDSLLFLARAEQDRTSHPHKAIALDEIAASVVEYYAPLAEQQGVALHSRGAARAHGDDDLLRRAVANLVANAIRHTPAGGQIVVEVVPGETATIRVTDNGSGIAPEHLHRVFDRFYRADESRTDSVQGSGLGLAIVDSIMKLHNGRVSIESHRAEGTTVSLTWPAA from the coding sequence ATGGTGTTGCTGCCGCGATCCATAACACTACGACTGAGCGTGCTGTATGCGGCCTCGACCCTGGCCGTATTGTCGGTCTGCGGCGTGGCACTGTATTACTATCTTGTTCACAGCTTCAATTACGAAGATAGTCAGTTCCTGATCGCCAAGGTGCATGAGCTGCACGCCGACCTGGCCGACGATGGCCACCGGACCCGGAGGCTGGTCAAGGAGATCCATACCGAGACCGAGTCCACGCGTTTTCGAGATTACGAAGCTCGTCTGTCACTCGCGCAAAACAAGGTGCTTGGGGAAACGCCCGGCATGGCGGATCGTCTGCCCGGGAAAGACTTCCCCGCGGCACAGCCGTATCGCCAGTTCACCAACGGGCCGCGAATGGCCCGGGTCAACCGGCGGGGGCATTACTTGCTGGCCGCCATCGATCTCGGGGCGGACGCGACAACCGGCCAGCCGGTGATACTCCAGCTCGCCCTGAACGTCGCCCATGATCGGGCGGTCTTGGCGGATTATCGGAATATGCTGATCGTCGTATTGGCGATCGGCACGTTATTGGCGGTTTCATTGAGCATTGCCGCGGCGCGAAAGGGGCTGGCCCCCATGCGGGCGCTGAGCCGTGTCGTGTCGAATCTTTCCCTGGAGCGGCCCGACCGGGACGCGCTCAGACAGCAATCGTGGCCACGCGAAATCAGCGGGTTGGCCGACACGCTGGATCGTGTGCTCGATCGCCTGGCCCGTTCGTTCGAGCGGCTGCGCCAGTTTTCGGCCGATGTGGCCCATGAGCTGCGCACCCCGCTTGGCAATTTGCGCAACGAGGCCGAAATCGCCTTATCGCGTACCCGAGATGAGCAGGATTACCGTCGCACCGTCGAATCCATGCTCGAGGAAACGCTGCGCCTCGAACGTATCGTGGATAGTCTGCTGTTTCTGGCCCGCGCGGAGCAGGATCGGACGTCGCACCCGCATAAGGCGATCGCGCTCGATGAAATCGCGGCATCGGTGGTTGAGTATTATGCGCCACTGGCCGAACAACAGGGTGTAGCCTTGCATTCACGAGGTGCGGCGCGGGCGCATGGCGATGACGACTTGCTGCGCCGCGCCGTGGCTAATCTGGTGGCCAATGCGATCCGGCATACGCCGGCCGGCGGCCAGATCGTCGTGGAGGTCGTGCCGGGTGAGACCGCCACCATTCGGGTGACCGACAACGGCAGCGGTATCGCGCCGGAGCACCTGCATCGTGTGTTCGATCGGTTCTATCGCGCGGATGAGTCGCGCACGGATTCGGTTCAGGGCAGCGGTCTCGGTCTGGCCATCGTCGATTCGATCATGAAACTGCACAACGGCCGCGTATCGATCGAGAGCCATCGGGCCGAGGGCACGACCGTGTCGCTGACCTGGCCGGCGGCTTGA
- a CDS encoding response regulator: MRILIAEDDAKTGHLLRTGLSEAGHVVDLAADGEQALEWLFSEEYDAAILDLMLPRRDGWSVLSALRDANDHLPVLLLTARDEVSDRVRGLDLGADDYLVKPFAFSELVARLRAIARRGDQIKPERFVIGDLVVDPIRRHAARADQTLRLTPKEFSLLTLLAGRSGQVVSRTVIAEKIWEMNFGSDLDMNVIDVAVARLRSKVDVPFTDRLIHTVRGVGYLLELRH, from the coding sequence ATGCGCATACTTATCGCTGAAGACGATGCCAAGACGGGGCACCTCCTGCGGACGGGGCTGTCCGAAGCCGGGCATGTGGTGGATCTCGCCGCGGACGGCGAGCAAGCCCTGGAATGGCTGTTCAGTGAGGAATACGACGCGGCCATTCTGGATTTGATGCTGCCGCGTCGCGATGGCTGGTCCGTGCTCTCGGCGTTGCGCGATGCGAATGACCATCTGCCGGTGTTGTTGCTGACCGCGCGCGACGAGGTATCGGATCGGGTCCGCGGCCTGGATCTGGGCGCCGACGACTATCTGGTCAAACCCTTTGCCTTTAGCGAACTCGTGGCACGGCTGCGTGCCATTGCGCGGCGCGGCGACCAGATCAAGCCGGAGCGTTTCGTCATCGGCGATCTGGTGGTTGACCCGATACGCCGGCACGCGGCCCGTGCCGACCAGACGTTGCGTTTGACGCCGAAGGAGTTTTCCCTGCTCACTCTGCTCGCAGGGCGGTCCGGTCAGGTAGTCAGCCGGACCGTGATCGCCGAAAAGATCTGGGAAATGAATTTCGGCAGTGATCTCGACATGAATGTGATCGACGTGGCGGTGGCGCGTCTTCGTTCCAAAGTGGATGTCCCGTTCACGGACCGTTTGATCCATACCGTGCGCGGCGTGGGGTATCTGCTCGAGTTGCGGCACTAA